One part of the Bacillus sp. FJAT-45350 genome encodes these proteins:
- the glnA gene encoding type I glutamate--ammonia ligase, translated as MSYTKEDILKIAKEEGVRFIRLQFTDLLGIIKNVEIPVDQLTKALSNQMMFDGSSIEGFVRIEESDMYLYPDLETWVIFPWTADKGKVARLICDIYQPGKPGEEPTPFEGDPRGILKRVLKEAEEMGFTSFNIGPEPEFFLFKNDEKGEPTLELNDKGGYFDLAPTDLGENCRRDIVLELEDMGFEIEASHHEVAPGQHEIDFKYADAISSCDDIQTFKLVVKTIARKHGLHATFMPKPLFGVNGSGMHCNMSLFRGKENVFYDPNTETQLSETAMQFLGGILKHAESFTAITNPIVNSYKRLVPGYEAPVYVAWSMRNRSPLVRIPNSRGLSTRVEVRSPDPAANPYLAMAAMLAAGLDGIKKKITPPKATDRNIYVMSKEEREEEGISDLPATLKEAIDKLLANEILVAALGEHAVEHFVEAKEIEWDMFRTQVHPWERDQYLQTY; from the coding sequence ATGTCTTACACTAAAGAAGATATTCTTAAGATTGCTAAAGAAGAGGGCGTACGTTTCATTCGCTTACAATTTACAGATTTATTAGGTATTATCAAAAACGTTGAAATTCCAGTTGATCAATTGACAAAAGCATTATCAAATCAAATGATGTTTGATGGTTCATCGATTGAAGGATTTGTTCGCATCGAGGAGTCTGATATGTACTTGTATCCAGACCTTGAAACATGGGTAATTTTCCCTTGGACTGCGGATAAAGGAAAAGTAGCACGTTTAATATGTGATATTTACCAACCTGGAAAACCAGGCGAAGAGCCAACTCCATTCGAGGGAGATCCTCGTGGGATTTTAAAACGTGTTCTTAAAGAGGCAGAAGAAATGGGCTTCACTTCTTTTAATATTGGACCTGAGCCAGAGTTTTTCTTATTTAAGAACGATGAAAAAGGTGAGCCAACTCTTGAATTAAACGATAAAGGTGGATACTTTGATTTAGCACCAACAGACTTAGGTGAAAACTGCCGTCGTGATATCGTATTAGAACTTGAAGACATGGGCTTTGAAATTGAAGCTTCTCACCATGAGGTAGCTCCAGGTCAGCACGAAATCGATTTCAAATATGCAGATGCGATTTCAAGCTGTGATGATATTCAAACATTTAAATTAGTCGTAAAAACAATTGCTCGTAAGCATGGATTACACGCAACATTCATGCCAAAACCATTATTCGGTGTTAACGGTTCAGGTATGCATTGTAATATGTCATTATTCCGTGGAAAAGAGAATGTGTTCTACGATCCAAATACAGAAACACAATTAAGTGAAACAGCAATGCAGTTCTTAGGCGGAATCTTAAAGCATGCTGAATCGTTCACGGCAATTACGAACCCGATTGTTAACTCATACAAACGTCTAGTACCAGGTTATGAAGCACCTGTATATGTTGCTTGGTCAATGCGTAACCGTAGCCCGCTAGTACGTATTCCTAACTCTCGTGGTTTAAGTACTCGTGTAGAAGTTCGTAGTCCAGACCCAGCTGCTAATCCATATTTAGCGATGGCTGCTATGCTAGCTGCAGGCCTAGATGGAATTAAGAAGAAAATAACTCCACCAAAAGCAACTGACCGTAACATCTATGTAATGAGTAAAGAAGAGCGCGAAGAAGAGGGTATTAGTGATTTACCTGCTACTCTTAAAGAAGCAATCGATAAATTACTTGCAAACGAAATTTTAGTTGCTGCTCTAGGTGAGCATGCAGTAGAACACTTCGTGGAAGCTAAAGAAATCGAATGGGATATGTTCCGCACTCAAGTTCATCCTTGGGAGCGCGACCAGTACCTACAAACTTATTAA